A region of Polyodon spathula isolate WHYD16114869_AA chromosome 4, ASM1765450v1, whole genome shotgun sequence DNA encodes the following proteins:
- the LOC121314725 gene encoding homocysteine-responsive endoplasmic reticulum-resident ubiquitin-like domain member 2 protein: MDQSAVDSSVTLVIKAPNQKYDDQTIKCFLNWTVEKLKTHLSDVYPSKPASKDQRLVYSGRLLLDHLQLRDVFRRHDEYHMVHLVCASRTPPGSPEHGGSNMKTMAPASLGPTNLESGTHTPASSQTQETLPVSASTNTEGLRHRNSQQQQTNPELSDASPDFMQGHLGNPVPMQHGIPAGLPMYPLYSPIQMLWWQQMYARHYYMQFRAAAAAASSQGSDSVLPSLPPSSQSTDPPPQNEPPVVPHAAVPENRPVNQNIQMNAQGGPVINDDDLNRDWLDWMYTFSRVAILLSIVYFYSSFSRFVMVIGAMLLVYLHQAGWFPFHPDVQNQPGEVNQDDQEAEHNQEMLEMERLMDDGLDEDSGDDTVEGPDMTPHTGCLATVCSFITTFFTSLIPEGPPHAAN; encoded by the exons ATGGACCAAAGTGCAGTTGACAGTTCAGTGACCTTAGTCATCAAGGCTCCAAACCAAAAATACGATGATCAGACAATAAAGTGTTTTTTGAACTGGACAGTTGAAAAATTGAAAACGCACCTTTCAGATGTGTATCCAAGCAAGCCG GCGTCAAAGGATCAAAGACTAGTCTATTCTGGCAGACTTCTTCTGGACCATCTTCAGTTGAGAGATGTCTTCAGAAGG caTGATGAGTATCACATGGTTCACTTAGTGTGTGCCTCGCGGACCCCACCTGGATCACCAGAGCATGGTGGCAGTAACATGAAAACGATGGCACCAGCATCTCTCGGCCCAACA AACTTGGAATCGGGAACGCATACTCCTGCTTCATCTCAAACCCAAGAAACGTTGCCAGTGTCTGCAAGTACAAATACAGAGGGTCTGAGGCATCGGAATAGTCAGCAGCAGCAAACCAACCCTGAGCTGAGTGATGCGTCTCCAGACTTTATGCAAGG aCATCTGGGTAACCCAGTTCCCATGCAGCATGGCATTCCTGCTGGGCTTCCCATGTACCCTTTATACAGTCCAATACAAATGTTGTGGTGGCAGCAAATGTATGCACGCCATTACTACATGCAGTT ccgagcagcagcagcagcagcatcgtCCCAGGGATCAGATTCTGTTCTGCCGTCTCTCCCTCCTTCCTCCCAGTCCACCGATCCTCCACCTCAGAACGAGCCCCCGGTTGTGCCCCACGCAGCTGTGCCGGAGAACAGGCCTGTGAACCAGAACATCCAGATGAACGCTCAGGGCGGCCCAGTGATCAACGATGACGATCTGAACCGGGACTGGTTAGACTGGATGTATACCTTCTCCCGAGTTGCCATTCTTCTGAGCATCGTATACTTCTACTCCTCGTTTAGCCGCTTTGTCATGGTGATAGGGGCCATGCTGCTAGTTTACTT GCACCAGGCTGGCTGGTTTCCATTTCACCCAGATGTGCAGAACCAGCCCGGGGAAGTCAACCAGGACGACCAGGAGGCCGAACACAATCAGGAGATGCTGGAAATG GAGCGGCTCATGGACGATGGACTAGATGAAGACAGTGGGGACGACACAGTGGAAGGCCCCGATATGACCCCGCATACTGGATGTCTGGCCACAGTATGCTCCTTCATCACTACTTTTTTCACCTCCCTCATCCCTGAAGGGCCACCCCATGCTGCCAATTAG